From Bacteroidota bacterium, the proteins below share one genomic window:
- a CDS encoding tetratricopeptide repeat protein, translating into MQPSRTLSGRSRSTTNPVAHSNYGNLLFNTRRYDLALQHFEQAVKYNPRYSHAWNNLASVYGVYGEGAREQAMNNPAERDRYLADARQKWETAIGFFKKAIEQEADYAVPYRMLGFTYRNLGDEAMANKYFREADEIAKKKANAKN; encoded by the coding sequence ATGCAGCCGAGCAGGACTTTGTCCGGGCGCTCGAGATCAACCACCAACCCGGTGGCGCACAGCAACTACGGCAATCTCCTGTTCAACACGCGGAGGTATGATCTGGCCCTGCAACATTTCGAACAGGCGGTCAAATACAATCCCAGATATTCGCACGCGTGGAACAACCTGGCCAGCGTTTACGGTGTCTATGGTGAAGGGGCCCGCGAGCAGGCGATGAACAATCCTGCCGAACGCGACCGCTACCTGGCGGATGCCAGACAAAAGTGGGAAACAGCGATCGGCTTTTTCAAGAAAGCGATCGAGCAAGAGGCGGATTATGCGGTACCCTACCGCATGTTGGGTTTCACGTATCGGAACCTGGGCGATGAAGCCATGGCAAACAAGTATTTCCGGGAGGCTGATGAAATAGCCAAGAAGAAGGCCAATGCTAAAAATTGA